The Nicotiana tabacum cultivar K326 chromosome 14, ASM71507v2, whole genome shotgun sequence genome contains a region encoding:
- the LOC107818367 gene encoding phytoene synthase 2, chloroplastic-like isoform X2, translating into MSVALLWVVSPCEVSNGTGFLDSVREGNRVFDSSRHRNLVCNERIKRGVKQRWNFGSVRSAMVATPTGEMATMTSEQKVYDVVLKQAALVKRQLRSTDDLEVKPEIPLPGNLSLLSEAYDRCSEVCAEYAKTFYLGTMLMTPERRRAIWAIYVWCRRTDELVDGPNASHITPQALDRWEDRLEDVFSGRPFDMLDAALSDTVSQFPVDIQPFRDMIEGMRMDLRKSRYRNFDELYLYCYYVAGTVGLMSVPIMGIAPDSKATTESVYNAALALGIANQLTNILRDVGEDARRGRVYLPQDELAQAGLSDNDIFAGKVTDKWRSFMKKQIQRARKFFDEAEEGVTQLSSASRWPVSRYGHLCCCTARYSTRLKPMTTTTSQGELM; encoded by the exons ATGTCTGTTGCCTTGTTATGGGTTGTTTCACCTTGTGAGGTCTCAAATGGGACAGGATTCTTGGATTCAGTAAGGGAGGGAAACCGGGTTTTTGACTCGTCGAGGCATAGGAATTTAGTGTGCAATGAGAGAATCAAAAGAGGTGTGAAACAAAGGTGGAATTTTGGTTCTGTACGGTCTGCGATGGTGGCTACACCAACGGGAGAAATGGCGACAATGACATCAGAACAGAAGGTTTATGATGTGGTATTGAAACAAGCAGCTTTAGTGAAAAGGCAGCTGAGATCTACTGATGATTTAGAAGTGAAGCCGGAGATCCCTCTCCCCGGGAATTTGAGCTTGTTAAGTGAAGCATATGATAGGTGTAGTGAAGTATGCGCAGAGTATGCAAAGACATTTTACTTAG GAACTATGCTAATGACTCCAGAGAGAAGAAGGGCTATTTGGGCAATATATG TATGGTGCAGGAGAACAGATGAACTTGTTGATGGCCCGAATGCATCACATATTACTCCACAAGCCTTAGATAGGTGGGAAGACCGGCTGGAAGATGTTTTCAGTGGGCGGCCATTTGATATGCTCGATGCTGCTTTGTCCGATACTGTTTCCCAGTTTCCAGTTGATATTCAG CCGTTCAGAGATATGATTGAAGGAATGCGTATGGACTTGAGGAAGTCAAGATACAGAAACTTTGATGAGCTATACCTATATTGTTATTACGTTGCTGGTACGGTTGGGTTGATGAGTGTTCCAATTATGGGTATTGCACCTGATTCAAAGGCAACAACAGAGAGCGTATATAATGCAGCTTTGGCTTTAGGAATCGCAAATCAACTAACGAACATACTCAGAGATGTTGGAGAAGA TGCCAGAAGAGGAAGAGTCTACTTACCTCAAGATGAGTTAGCACAGGCAGGTCTCTCCGACAATGACATTTTTGCTGGAAAAGTGACTGATAAATGGAGAAGCTTTATGAAGAAGCAAATCCAGAGGGCAAGAAAATTCTTCGACGAGGCAGAGGAAGGAGTGACACAACTGAGCTCAGCTAGTAGATGGCCTGTAAGCAG